In the genome of Pseudonocardia cypriaca, the window GACTCGCCGCCGTTCCGGCTGCTGGTCGGTCACCCGCAGTGGATGAGGCGGTGGAGCCGGCGGTCGAGTTCGGCCGCTGCGGGCGGCTTCCGCATCAGCGACGGCTTCATCAGCCCGCTCGACCTCGTGGCGATCGGGATGGTGTCCGCGCAGGAGGCGGCGGAGCTGCACGCGCTGGAGACGGCCACCGTCGGCGCCCCGAGATGTTCGGTCGGCGGTCGCTGGGAGGAGGTGTGACGATGGGGCCGGTCCACCGTCAGTCCGCGAACCAGACCTCCGCGAGGTCCGCGGTGGGGAGATCCTGCTCGTGAGCGATCCGCTGGAGCGCCTCCGCCAGCCCGAGTGACAGCGCCACGGTGAAGTCGCAGAGTCCGGCCGCTCCCTCGTCCCGGGCGATCTGGTCCACCAGATCCCGCAGGACGGCCAGCCCTCGTTCGTAACTGTGGTCGTCGGACAGCAGCGCGCGCATGGCCTCGAGCACGTTCCGTCGGGAATGCGCTTCTGGGGGCGGGTGACTCACGCTCATGCTCCTCGAGCCGACGGCGAGGGCGCTGTGCCCGTGCTCTCCCGGGTGGCTGTGGTGACCCTAGTCCGCCTGGTGGACCTGTTCTCCACCCCTCTGGACCGATGAGGACTCCCTGCGTGGGTATCCTGGGTCACAGTGTCCGGAGCCGCGGGCTCGTGGCAGCACGATCGGCGCTAAGCCTAGGGTCGGGCCCGGAGGAGCACGCGTGAGCGAGGACAGGACGGGTCGAGGCGAATCCATCGATCTCCATGCTCGAAGGCGCGCCTATCAGTTGGTACGAGCCGCGCTGTCCGACGACAGCAACCAGGAGCAAGGAATATCCGCTGCGCGCAGCCTGGCTGCCGCCGTGCTCGCCGAGGCCGGAATCGACGGCGTGGCCGAAGTCGCCGTCGACCTGTCGATGAGGCTCGCGTCCGCACTCGAACGGATCGCCGCCGACCAGGGCCTGGCTGCGGTCGACCTCGCCGAAGTCTGGTTCGTGGACTGAGTTCGATCGTTCAGCGGCGAATGCCGCGCTCCGAGGCTGCCGTCACCGCAGTCCGCCTACTGCTGACCCCGAGCTTGCGGTAGATCATGCGCAGCCGGGCCTGCGCCTCGTCGATCGGGATGTCCAGCTCGTCGGCGATCTGCTCCACCGACAGTGGCGAGGACAGCAGCGCGATCACCTGCCGCTCGGCGGCGTCGAGATCCGCGGTCGGTCGTTCGTGGCTGCGTCCCGCGGCGAGTGCCCGCACCGCGAAAGGCTCGGTCGAACCGGAGTGGGTGACGTGGCTTCCGAGTAGCTCACGCGCCTCCGCCTCGGCCAGCGCGAACGGCCGTACGACCTCCAGCGACGCGCCCGAGGAGAGGGCGGCCCGCAGGGCGTTCCTCGCGGTGTGCACCTGGCCACCCGACACGTCGACGCTGACCGCGACCAGCAGCGCCTCGACGAGCGTGTGCGGCAGGACCGAGGGGACGGCGCCGGCGAGGATCGGCTCGACGTCCGCGCGGGCGGCGTTGCTCCGGCCCACGGACAGCTTCTCCCACGCTTGCATGAGCAGCACTTCCCCCGGCCTGCCGATGCGGTCGGAGAGCCAGTCGACGACCGTGCGGGCGTCGACCGGCCTGTCGAGCACGACCGCGGCGTGGTGCTCCAGCACCGCCAGCACGGCGGCCTGCTCGGCGCTCAACGGAACGCCACCGAGGTCGGTCCTCGCCTGCTGCATCTGCTGCAGGCCCTCGTGCCGCCGGCCTGAGTCGAAGAGTGCGGCGCCGTGCACTGCTCGCAACGCGGACACGAGCCGCGGCCGGAGCGCGGTCCCGCCTCGCCGCAGCCCCTCGCTCGCGTAGCGGCGCGCCTCGGCGGGCTGGGCCCGCATCAGCGCGGAGTAGGCGAGCATCCATCGAGCGGTGGCCGACCAGGGCGACCGATCCCATCCGCGAGTGGCCGCCACACGGAGCGCTCCGTTCGCCGCGGCTGTCATCGCCCGGTAGTCCCCGGCGACACCCGCTACCCCGGCGAGCAGCGCCAAGCACTGCATCTCGAGGTAGCGGAAGCCGTGCCGGCGGGTGAGCTCGAGCGCATCCTCCAACGCCGCGGAGGCCGCCACCGGGGCGGCGTGGGCGAGCAAGGCCCGGCCTCCGACACTCACCAGAGCCAAAGCGTTCCACTCCGGGGCGTCGAATCCTCTTCGCTCCTCGCCGAGCGGTTGGGGATCGGCCGTGAGGTCGGCGCTGGATGCCAAGTCGAACAGCTGGGCGATGGAGCGGAGGACGGCGAGCCGGGAGTCGGGCTCAGCGGGGAACAACTCGCCGGCACGCCGGAGGTCGGCCTCGGCCCCCGTTGCGTCCCCGCTCTCGATGCGGAGCAGCGCGGAGCAGAGGGTGAGCCACGGATCGCCGGCGACCACTCGCTCACCCACCGCTGACAGCGCCCGGCGAAGCTCGAGGTGGTAGCCGGTCACCAGCAGCGCCGCCGCGCACCGATGCACCAGTTCGACGAGCAGTCTGTCGTCGGCGGCCCGGATGGCCTGGGCCGTCGCGGCGACGGGATCGCCGTGCGCCATCCACCAGCGTGCCGCCCGGGCGTGGAGCTCCGAATGCTCTTCTGTCCGCATCGAGTCCTCACCCCGTAGCAGCGCCGCCACGAGCGGGCGGATGCTGAACGGCGCGGCAGGTGCGCGGACAGGCACGACGAGCCCGGTCTCACGGGCCAGCCGGTCGAGGAGCGGGCCCGCGTCCGGCCGGCCGGTGAGTACGGCCGCCAGCTCGGCCGGCACCGGTCCGCCGATACTGATCGCCGACAGCGCCTTCCGATCAGCCTTCGGGAGCGTGGCGACAAGCTCGCCGACGAGGAAGGCGGCCATTGGGCGGGTGTTCGTCGTGAGCCGCTGCAGGAACTCCTGCGGATCGGCGCCGCCGCGCAGCGCGGCACCACCCAGACGCATACCCTCGGGCCAGCCGCGGGTTCCGCCGTGCACCTCGCTGACCTGCGAAGGGGTCAGGCGAAGGCCCGATCGGCGCAGGAGCGCACCGGCCTCATCCACGGTGAAGCGCAGCTGGTCGGCCCGGATCTCGCGCAGCCTGCCTGCCGATCGGAGTTGGCCCAGCGACAGTGGTGGGTCCGAGCGACTGCACACCAGGAGGCGCAGCCGTGCAGACCGGGCCAGCAGGAGCGACTCCAGACCCTTCAGCGTGGCCGGAGCGACGAGTTCGTGGACGTCGTGCAGGACCAGCGTGATCCGTGCCGGCAGCGCCTCGACCGCCCGGATGACGTCGGTCACGAACCCGGACGTGGCCCACGAACTCGGGGCGAGGCGGCACAGCTCGTGGAGCCTGCTGTCCGCGGGCACGACGCGGCAGGCCCTCACGGCATTGAGGACGGTTACCCAGAACCTGCTCGGGTCGTCGTCGGAGCGGTGGACGTCGGCCCAGGCGACCGCGGTACCCGCCGCCTCGGCAGACCGGGTCCAGTGCGCCAGCAGCGAGGTCTTACCGAATCCGGCCGGGGCGCAGACGAGCACCGTCCGGTCACCGCCGGCGTCATCCAGCGCGGCAAGCAGCCTCGGGCGGGGAACGAACGGTTCCGGGAGGCCCGGAACCGACCTGCTCACATCCACGATTCGCACCATGCCCGCCTCTCATCCCCGCGAGGTCCGCGTCAGGAAGAGTCCCGCCGAGCGGAACGACCTGGGCTCCCCCCGCCGGGATGAAGCAGGGACGGCGGACGATCGGCTCAGAGGATCGGGAGCTCCGTACCTCGTGCACCGCATCGCGCGCGGCGGCTGCGCCCTGCCTGCGGTGGACGACCCATGCCGCAGGGCCGTCACCAGGCAGTTCGGAGTGCGCGTCCCGGGCAGCGCCGCGAGGCTGCCGCCCGCGGTCGCGCCGTGCCGTCACCATGGCTCCCCCCTGCTGCTATGGACGACCGAGTCAACTCGCGCCACGCCGCGACGGGTAGAGCCGTTCGTACTCTCCGCGCCACACCCACTCGGCGTAGCCCCGCGCTGCGGCTCGTTCGCTGCGGGTGATGCTTCGACCGGCCGCTCGGTGAAAGGTCGGCCCATGATCCGAACGGCGCCGGTGCGCCAGTGCGATCGATTGCGATGCTCCGGCCCACCTGCGTCAGGAGGCTCGTGTGGTCGTGCTCGTGGTCCTTGTCGTCCCGGTTGTCATCGGCGTGTTCTTGCTCGCGATGGAGCGGCTCGAGTTCGAGCTGATCGGTACGACCCCCACCGCCGGGTCGAAGGACGCTCTGCTGACGCGGTGGTCGGGTGCTTCTCTACGAGTCGGCACCGGACTCTCGATCGGCGGTCAGCAGCGTGGCGAGCCGCGTGCTCGCGTAGCGGTCGCCTGCGTCGGCGAGAGCCTGCAGCTCCGTGACGGACGCCTGGTCGCCTCGTTCGAAGAGTAGGCGGACCAGCAGGATCGCGGCGTAGCTGTTGCCGGCTTCAGCGCGGGCGCGCAGCTCGGTGGCCGCCTGCTCGTCGCCCTGGTGGAAGAGGAGCCGAACCAGTTGCTCTTCGGCATAGCCGTTGCCGGCCTCGGCGTAGGTCCGCAGCTCGGGTACGGCCTCCGGATCGCCTGGATCGATCAGCCACTCGACCACCAGGTCCTGTGCATGGCGGTCGCCCTTGTGGGCTCGGGCCCGCACCGCCTCGGCCGTCTGCGGGTCGCTCATCGCGACCAGGACCTCCGTCGCGTACGCGTCGCCACGACTGGCGAGAGCCCGCAGTTCCGCCACGGCCTCGTCATCACCCCGGTCGACCAGTCGCTCGACCAGCCGTTCCGCTGCTGCAACCTCGGATTCTCGGATTCGCACTCGGCGACCTCTGTGCGCTCTTCATGGGCGTTCGTCCGACTCGCCATCGAGTGGTCAGCCTTCGGCGCCCTGGAACAGCGCGAATCACCTGCACGAGGTGATTCGGCCCCCGCGTCTCGGACGGGTTCGCCGAGCGGGCCGCGGTCTGCGGTCACCCTCATCAGGGGAGGTGCTCGCAAGCCTCGCCGCCTAGCGTCGGGCACCTGTCGAACCGCCGGGCCGACCCAGATCCCGTGAGACGGCGGGGTCGGAAGCCGCGCGACCCCGCACTCCTAGGACGGAGGCACGATGAGCCCACCGGAGAGGCGAGCCGAGCCGCGGGTCATCGTCAACTCGGCCCGACTCTGGTCCGGCGGAGTGGCGACCGCGGTCGTGGCCGCGCTCGTCGCGCTGGTCGGCGTGCTGATCGGCAACGGCGCCCTGGACCTGAACATGACCGTGCCACCGCTGCTGCCACTGGGCGGCTCGTTCGCCGTGAACTACGCGATCACCGCGGCCGTCCTGGCGCTGGCCGCAACCGGGCTCGCACACCTGCTCGCGGTGACAGCGCCGCGTCCACGCTCGTTCTTCGCCTGGATCGTCGGCCTCGTGACCGTGGTGGGGGTCGTGCTGCCGTTCGCCATCGGCGGGACGCTGAGCGGGAGCTTGGCGACCGCCGTCGTCGACCTCGTCATCGGTCTGTGCATCCTCGGCCTCATCTCGTCCGTCATGTCGAGGACGACCCGGATCGGGTGGGGCAGCGAACTGACCGGCTGAAAATGCTCACACCCGTACGGCCTGGATGCGGCCGCGTCACCCGGTCCGGGCGAGGCGGACCGGGTCGCCGAAGTGGACGCTGACCGAGACGACGGCCAGGAGGAGCCATGACCGCACACGCACCAGACGAAACAGCGGGGGTGCGGGGTCTCACGCAGATCGCGGATTCGCCGGGCCTGGTGCTCGGCGCCGGGGCGCTGAGCATCCTCATCGGCGTGCTCGTCCTCGCGTGGCCGGGCGCCACGATCGTGGTCATCGCGTGGCTGTTCGCTGTGCAGCTGCTCGTTGCCGGCGTGTTGCAGCTGGTGTCGGGCTTCTCGGCCGGCCGCGGACCCGGTGTTCGCGTGCTGTCCGTGTTGCTCGGGGCGTTGTCGATCCTGGTCGGGTTGCTGTGCCTGCGGTCGACGTTGCAGACCGCGCTGCTCCTCGGGCTGGTCATCGGGGCGTTGTGGGTGGTGCAGGGCGTCGCCGGTGTCGCGAACGCCGTCGGCTCGGAACGAGGGGCGGAACGTGGCTGGGGGATCGCCTCCGGCGTCCTGTCGGTGGTCGGCGGTGCCGTCGTGCTGGTCTATCCGGGCACGAGCCTCGCCGTTCTGACCTGGCTGTTCGGGATCGTGCTCGTGGTACTCGGAGCCGTGCTCGTCATCCAGGGCTTTGCGGCTCGACGCGCCCATCCCGCTGCCCCGGAGCCGGCCGGCGCGAACCTGGCGGGATCCGGGCCCTGAGGGGGCAAATGAGCACGGTCGGCGACCGAGCCGGAGCCTGTGCCGTGCTGGTCGAACAGCAGGACGAACTGCGGCTGCGGTCTTCCCGGACGTTGTGATGCCTCCCGGCTGCGGCGGCCCGTCCTCTCCAGGGCCCGCCTCCATGGGTTGACGCCAGGGCGCCGATCACGGTCTAATCATCTGAAGACCGTGACGGGAGAGTGCGCGATGGCGATCTACTCGATTTGGGAGTCCCGGTTCCCCGCGGCGCGGGCGGCAGAAGGGCGGGCGCTCACCGAGGCGATCTGGCGGGACATGCCGGCCTTCGACGGCTACCTGGGTCACGAGCTGCTCGTGGATGCTGACGACCCCGGTCACCTGCTGGTGCTCAGCCAGTGGGTGAGCCGGGAGCACGCCGACGCGTCTCTTCGGCGATACGCGACGCACCCGAACGCCCAGGCTGCCAACAGCCTGGTCAGCGAGCCTCGACGACGCATCGTCGCGGACCGCGTGAGCTGAGCGGATGACTCCGCACGCCCTGCTCCTGCTGGCGAACCTGGGTCGGCCGCGGCGGCCTGGAGGGACGACCGCGGCCTACGCCGAGTCGGTCCTGTCGAATCCTGCGGTCGCGTCTGTGCAGTTGGCCGAGGTCGTCGACCGGCCGGTTGCGGCCGCGGACCTGGCCGACCTGCGCCGGCTCCAGCAGGCCGCGGTCTCAGCGGTAGAGGCGCTCGTCGGCGACGGGACCCTGGACTGCCGGGAGATCAACGATCTTGCCGCGCAGAGCGTTGCACGCGTCGAGCTCGTCGTGGCGGACGGTGTCCCGCAGCGGCGGTTCGTCTGGACGGACGCTTCGATGGCCGCGGCGCTGGCGCGGCGACTGATCGATGAACTGGGTGAACTCGATCAGTCCCGATTGCGGCGTTGCGCTCGTGCGGAGTGCGACCTGATCTTCTACGACACCACACGGTCGCGCACCCGGCGGTGGCATGCCGAAGATCCGTGTGGCTGGCGCGAGCGCCAGCGCGTCCACCGCGGCCCGCGGCCACCCGTCGACGGGGGGACGTAGAGCCGGTCCGGGCACAGCGGTAGCCGCTGTTCATCGAGGGTCCAGGAGGCGCGTCGCCCCTTTCGGAGACGGCCTAGGTCTACACCCACGTCGCGTGGTGCGCGTCAGGTCCGCTCGCGGCGCTCCGCGCGGAGGCGGTCGAGGTCGTCGTCGGCCAGCGCGGTCCAGAACCGCAGCGCGGCGTGCTCCATCTCCAGGCCCAGCTCCAGGGTGATCATCCGGGGCTGGGCGGCCGGGTCGGCGCCGAAGCGCTCGACCATGGACTCGTAGACCGCGATCCGGGCCTCGTGCTGCTTGATCTGGTCGCGGGCCAGCGCGGTGACGTTCTCCGGGTCGCCGGCCTCGTTGAAGAACAGCTTGAGCTCGGCGATGTCGCGCATCTGGAAGTGCTCGTCGGTGGGGGAGGCGAGCCACGCGCGCAGGGCGCGGCGCCCGGCGTCGGTGAGCGAGTACGTCTTGCGCCGCCGCCCGCGGTCCTCGACGGCGAGCTCCAGCAGCCCCAGCGCCGCGAGCCGGTCGGGCTCGGAGTAGAGCTGGGCGTGCGGGAAGTGCCAGAAGTAGCCCACGGAGTGCCCCACCGCGCGCTTGAGCTCGTACGGGGTGGACGGGCCGCGCAGGGCGATCATCCCGAGCACGACGTAGGACGTCGCCGACAGTCGCACACCCACTGCGTCACTCACTGCGCCATCCATCGCGCCACTCACGGCACCACTCCTCCCCCGCGGACGCCGATCCTACCGACGGCACCGTCCGAGACGTACGGTCCACCCTTGCGTTGGCGTCCATCCGAGCAGTACGGTCCGAAACAGAGCATAGGAGGCCGGATGGATCTGGGCACGGCGATGCGGTGGACGGCCGAGCGCTTCCCCGACCGGGCCGCGGTGCGCGGGAGCGGGCGGCACCTCGGCTACCGGGAGTGGGACGCGCGCACGAACCAGCTGGCGCGCGCCCTCGCGGGGGCCGGGGTGCGCCCCGGCGACCGGGTCGCGCTCGCCCTGGCCGGCGGCGAGCCGCTCGCGAGCCTGCACCTCGCGGCGCAGAAGCTGGGCGCGGTGTCGGTGCCGCTGTCCACCCGCTTCTCGCCCGACGAGCTGCGCTACTGCGTCGAGGACTCGGGCGCGCGGCTCCTCGTCACCGACCCGGCCAACGCCGAGCGCGCCGCGGCCGCCGCCGCGGGCGGTGCGGTCGTGGTGCGCGAGGCCGCGGAGCTGGACGCCGCCGCCGGGCGCGAGCCCGACCACGCGTCCGACGCGCACCCCGCGGAGACCGACACCAGCGTGATGCTCTACACCTCGGGCACGACCGGCCGCCCCAAGGGCGTGCCGCGCACCCACCGGGCCGAGCACTCCGCGGCCGTGGCGCACGCCGTGCAGACCCAGCAGCGCCTCGGCGAGGTCGTGCTCGGCGTCATGCCGATGTTCCACACGATGGGCCTGCGAACCCTGCTGGCCAGCATCGTCGTCGGGGGCACGTGGGTCGCGCAGCCCGCGTTCGACGCGGAGGAGTCGCTCGAGCTCATCACGGCGCAGGACGTCACCTCGCTGTACCTGGTGCCCACGATCTACTGGTCGCTCGTGCGCACCGGGCGCCTGCACGAGGCCCGCGCCCTGGACCGGCTGGCCTACGCCGGCGCCGCGATGACGCCGGCCCTGGCCGAGCAGCTCGTCGCGGAGGTGGGGCCCCGCGCGTTCGTGAACCACTTCGGCAGCACCGAGATCTACACCTTCACCATCGGTCCGGACGTGGCCGCGAAGCCCGGCTCCGCCGGCCGCGCCGGGATCTTCTCCCGGGTGCGGCTGGTGGCCCCCGAGCCCGGCGCCGCCCCCGACGCGCTCGTCGGGCCGGGGGAGCAGGGCCAGGTGATCGTGTCGATGCAGAGCCCGGAGGCATTCGGCGGGTACTGGCAGCGGCCCGACGCCGACGCGAAGTCGATCCGCGACGGCTGGTACTACACCGGCGACCTCGCGGTCGCCGACGAGGACGGCGACCTGTGGGTGTCCGGCCGTGTCGATGACATGATCAACTCCGGCGGGGAGAACCTCTACCCCGACGAGATCGAGGCCGCGCTCGTGCGCTGCCCGGCCGTCGACGACGTGTGCGTCGTCGGCCTGCCCGACGACCGCTGGGGCCAGGCGGTCACCGCCTTCGTCGTGCCGGCCCGCGGCACCGAGCCGATGCCCGCGGTGGACGAGGCGATCGCGTACGCCCGGGAGGCGCTGCCGTCGCTCAAGCGGCCCAAGCGCGTGATCGCCGTCGCCTCGATCCCGAGGTCGGGCGTGGGCAAGACGCTGCGCCGCACGCTCGTGGCCGGCGAGTTCGACGCACTGGCCGACAGCGCGCCGGAGGCCAGCCGTGCCTGAGCAGCAGCGCTGGATCCCCTCCCGCACCGAGGACGCGCCGCTGGTCACGGGCCGGGGCCGGTTCCTCGACGACCTCGACCCGCTGCCCGGCACGCTGGTCGCCGCCGTCGTGCGCTCCACGCAGCCGCACGCCCTGCTGCGCTCGGTCGACCTGTCGCGCGCCCGGGCGCACCCCGGCGTCGCCGCGGTGATCGGCCCGGACGAGGTGCGCGCCGCGCTGCGCCCGTTCCCGCTGTCCACCGGGGCGGCGATGCCCTACTACCCCACGGGCACCGACAAGGTGCGCTTCGTCGGGGAGCCGGTCGCCGTGGTGGTGGCCACCGACCGGTACACCGCCGAGGACGCCGCCGAGCTGGTGAGCGTCGACTACGAGCCGCTGCCTCCCGTCGTGGACCCGCGGGCCGCGCTGGCCGCGGACGCCCCGCTGCTGCACGACGGGGCGGGGTCGAACGTCGCCACCGACCGGACGTTCTCCTTCGGGCCCGTCGAGGAGGCGTTCGCGGCCGCCGAGCACGTCGTCGAGGGCGAGTACGACTTCCCGCGCTACTCGTCGGTGCCGATGGAGTGCTACTCGGTCATCGCCTCGTGGACCGAGGACGGGGCCGGGCCGGGCGTCGAGGCCTGGGCCAACTTCCACGGCCCGTTCACGATGGTCCCGGTGATGGCGGGCGCGCTGGGCGTGCCCGTCTCGCGGATCCGGTTGCACGTGCCCGCCGACATCGGCGGCAGCTTCGGGATCAAGGCCGGGATCTACCCGTACGTGGTGCTCATGGCGCTGGCGTCGAAGCACGCGGGCACGCCGGTGCGGTGGAGCGAGGACCGCGTCGAGCACCTGCTCGCGAGCTCGGCCGGCGCCGACCGCGTGATGCGGTTCGCCGCGGCCGTCGCGGCGGACGGCACCGTCACCGCGCTGAAGACCGACCTCGTCGACGACGTCGGTGCCTACCTGCGCCCGCCGGAGCCGTCCACGCTCTACCGGTGCTACGGCAACATCACCGGCCCGTACCGCATCGGCGCGGTGGAGATCCGGGCGCGGGCGGTCGTCACCAACCGGATGCCGGTGGGGCTCAACCGCGGCTTCGGCGGCCAGCAGCTCTACTTCGGCCTCGAGCGCCTCATGGACGCCGTCGCCGACGCCACCGGCCGCGACGTGCTGGACGTGCGCCGGCGCAACCTCGTGTCCTCCTTCCCGCACGAGACACCCACCGGCGGCGTCTACGACTCCGGCGACTACCTCGCGGCCGTGGACCTCGCGGCCAAGAACGCCGACCTGGCCGAGCTGCGGGCCCGCCAGGAGGAGGTGCGCGCCGCGGGCGGCTACTACGGCGTGGGCGTGGGGCTGGTGGTCGACCCGTCCGGCACCAACATCGGCTACGTCGGCCTCGCCACCCCGGCCGAGCAGCGCAGGCCGGGCCGGGACAAGTCCGGCTCCACCGAGCACGTGCGCCTCTCGGTGGACGTGCAGGGCCTGGTGACGGTGCTGCTGGGCAGCGTGCCGCAGGGGCAGGGGCACGCCACCGTGGCCCGCGCGGTCGCCGCGGCGCGCCTCGGACTGCCCGTGGAGCAGGTGCGCGTCGTCGTCGACATGGACACCGCCACCACGCCGTGGACGGTGACCTCCGGCAGCTACTCCTCGCGCTTCGCGCCGCTGGTGACGAGCGCGGTCGTGCAGGCCGCCGACCGGATCGCCGCCACCGTCCGGGCCGCGGGCTCCGCGATGCTCGACCTGCCGGCCGAGGAGCTGGAGCTCGCCGAGGGGCAGGTCCGGCACCGGGACGACCCCTCGCGCGCGGTGGAGTTCCGGCACGCAGCCGGCCTCGTGCACTGGGACCCCGGCGCCCTGCCCGCAGGCACCCCGGCCCGCCTCTACGAGGAGGCCGCGTTCACCCCGGCGGAGGTCCGGGCGGCCACCCGCGACGACCGGATCAACTCCTCGCTCTGCTACGGCTTCGTCGCCGAGATCGTCGCCGTGCGGATCGACCCGGACACCCTCGAGATCACCGTCGACCGGGTCTCGTCGGTGCACGACGCGGGCACCGTGCTCGACCAGCAGCTGCTCGACGGCCAGGTGTACGGGGCGCTCGCCCACGCCCTCGGCGGGGCGGCGTACGAGGAGATGACCTACGCCGAGTCGGGCCAGCCGACGGCGGGCACGTTCCTGGACTACCTGTGCCCGACCAGCGCCGAGACCGCCTTCGAGCTCCGCACCGACCACGTGGTCTCGCCGTCCCCGCTCACCCCGCTGGGTGCGAAGGGGTGCGGGGAGGGCTCGTCCATGAGCTTCCCGGTGGCGTTCGCGAACGCCGTCGCCGACGCGCTGCGCCCGGCAGGCGTCCCCATCACCCGGCTGCCGCTGCACGGCGACGTACTGCACCGGCTGCTCGACCAGAAGGAACAAGGAGTACAGACATGGCACTGACCGGCGGCGACGTCCTCCTGGAGCGCGGCCACGACGGGCGGGTCGCGTACCTGACCCTGTCCCACGGCAAGTACAGCGTGATCACCTGGGAGATGCGCCGGCTCGTGGCGGAGCGGTTCGCCGAGATCGACCGCGACGACGAGGTGCGCGTGGTGGTGGTCCGCTCCGACGGCGAGCACTTCTCCTCCGGTGGCGACATCGCCGGGTTCATGGAGGTCGAACCGTTCGACTTCACCGACCTCGGGCACAACGTCACCGCGGCGGCGCGCAGCCCGAAGCCGGTGATCGCCGCCGTGGACGGCTACTGCTTCGGCGTGGGCCTGGAGCTGGTGCTGTCCTGCGACATCCGGCTGGCCACCCCGCGCAGCCAGTTCGCGCTGCCGGAGATGAACCTGGGGATGATCCCGGGGTCCGGGGGCACCCAGCGGCTGGGCCGGCTCATCGGGCTGTCCCGGGCGAAGTTCCACATCATGACGGCCACCCGCATCCAGGCGCAGCAGGCGCTCGACTGGGGCGTGCTCGCCGGCCTGCACGACGACCGCGACGCGCTCTACGCCGCCGTCGACGAGCTCGCCGCGAAGATGGCCGCGTTCTCGCCGTCGGCGCAGCGCACCGCCAAGGAGGTCCTCGACAAGGGCCTGGACGGCCCGCTGTACACGGGGATCGAGCTGGAGCGCAAGGCGTACGCGATGCTGCGGGCCACCGAGGACTTCGCCGAGGGGGTCAAGGCGTTCGGCGAGAAGCGCAAGCCCGACTTCAAGGGCCGGTGAGGCCGGCATGAAGGCCCCGCCGTTCGCCTACGTCCGTCCCGCCACGCTCGACGACGTCCTCGGCGAGCTGGCCGGCGGCGACGCGAAGGTGCTCGCAGGCGGGCAGTCGCTGGTGCCGGTGCTGGCGATGCGGCTCGGCCGCCCCGCGACCCTCGTGGACATCGGCGCCGTCCGCGAGCTGCACGCCGTGGAGTCCCGGGACGGGCTGCGGGTCGGCGCCGCGGTGCGGCAGCGCACCATCGAGCGATCGGCGGAGGCGCGGGCGGTTCCCCTGATCGGGATGGCGCTGCCCTTCGTGGGGCACCGCGAGCTGCGCAGCCGCGGCACCGTCGTGGGCAGCCTCGCGCACGCCGACCCGGCCGCCGAGCTGCCCGCCGTGGCCGCGTGCCTGGAGGCGTCGATCGAGGTCGCCGGTCCGGCCGGGCGCCGGACCGTCCCGGCGACGGAGTTCTTCACCGGGGCGATGACCACCGGTGCGGGACCCGAGGACGTCGTCGTCGCCGTGACGTTCCCGGCGGCCCGGCCGGGGGAGGGCTTCGGGTTCGCCGAGATCGCGCGTCGGCACGGCGACTTCGCCCTCGCCGGCGTCGCCGCCCGCGTGCGCGTCGGCGCCGACGGCGCGGTGGAGCAGGCCCGGATCACCGGGTTCGGGATCTCCGACCGCCCGGTCACCCGGGACGTCACCGCGCTCGTGCGCGAGCACCCGACCGAGGAGCGGCTGCGCCCGGAGACCGCCCGGCTCGCCGCCGAGGTCGTCGACACCGGGGGCGACGCGCACGGTTCCACCGGGTACCGCAGGCGCCTCTACGGCGTGCTCGCCGCGCGCGAGCTCGCCGCCGCGCTGCGCCGCGCCCGGACGTCGACGGAGGAGGCAGCATGACCCGGGTCCCGGAAGCGCGGGTGGCGAAGGTCGCGGCCGGCGAGCGGGTCGACGTCGCGATGACGGTGAACGGCACGGAGGTCGTGGTCTCGGTGCCGCCCCGTGTGCACCTGGCCGACGCGCTGCGCGAGCAGCTCGGGCTCACCGGCACCCACCTGGGCTGCGAGCACGGGGTGTG includes:
- a CDS encoding class I adenylate-forming enzyme family protein; the encoded protein is MDLGTAMRWTAERFPDRAAVRGSGRHLGYREWDARTNQLARALAGAGVRPGDRVALALAGGEPLASLHLAAQKLGAVSVPLSTRFSPDELRYCVEDSGARLLVTDPANAERAAAAAAGGAVVVREAAELDAAAGREPDHASDAHPAETDTSVMLYTSGTTGRPKGVPRTHRAEHSAAVAHAVQTQQRLGEVVLGVMPMFHTMGLRTLLASIVVGGTWVAQPAFDAEESLELITAQDVTSLYLVPTIYWSLVRTGRLHEARALDRLAYAGAAMTPALAEQLVAEVGPRAFVNHFGSTEIYTFTIGPDVAAKPGSAGRAGIFSRVRLVAPEPGAAPDALVGPGEQGQVIVSMQSPEAFGGYWQRPDADAKSIRDGWYYTGDLAVADEDGDLWVSGRVDDMINSGGENLYPDEIEAALVRCPAVDDVCVVGLPDDRWGQAVTAFVVPARGTEPMPAVDEAIAYAREALPSLKRPKRVIAVASIPRSGVGKTLRRTLVAGEFDALADSAPEASRA
- a CDS encoding xanthine dehydrogenase family protein molybdopterin-binding subunit, producing the protein MPEQQRWIPSRTEDAPLVTGRGRFLDDLDPLPGTLVAAVVRSTQPHALLRSVDLSRARAHPGVAAVIGPDEVRAALRPFPLSTGAAMPYYPTGTDKVRFVGEPVAVVVATDRYTAEDAAELVSVDYEPLPPVVDPRAALAADAPLLHDGAGSNVATDRTFSFGPVEEAFAAAEHVVEGEYDFPRYSSVPMECYSVIASWTEDGAGPGVEAWANFHGPFTMVPVMAGALGVPVSRIRLHVPADIGGSFGIKAGIYPYVVLMALASKHAGTPVRWSEDRVEHLLASSAGADRVMRFAAAVAADGTVTALKTDLVDDVGAYLRPPEPSTLYRCYGNITGPYRIGAVEIRARAVVTNRMPVGLNRGFGGQQLYFGLERLMDAVADATGRDVLDVRRRNLVSSFPHETPTGGVYDSGDYLAAVDLAAKNADLAELRARQEEVRAAGGYYGVGVGLVVDPSGTNIGYVGLATPAEQRRPGRDKSGSTEHVRLSVDVQGLVTVLLGSVPQGQGHATVARAVAAARLGLPVEQVRVVVDMDTATTPWTVTSGSYSSRFAPLVTSAVVQAADRIAATVRAAGSAMLDLPAEELELAEGQVRHRDDPSRAVEFRHAAGLVHWDPGALPAGTPARLYEEAAFTPAEVRAATRDDRINSSLCYGFVAEIVAVRIDPDTLEITVDRVSSVHDAGTVLDQQLLDGQVYGALAHALGGAAYEEMTYAESGQPTAGTFLDYLCPTSAETAFELRTDHVVSPSPLTPLGAKGCGEGSSMSFPVAFANAVADALRPAGVPITRLPLHGDVLHRLLDQKEQGVQTWH
- a CDS encoding enoyl-CoA hydratase/isomerase family protein, which gives rise to MALTGGDVLLERGHDGRVAYLTLSHGKYSVITWEMRRLVAERFAEIDRDDEVRVVVVRSDGEHFSSGGDIAGFMEVEPFDFTDLGHNVTAAARSPKPVIAAVDGYCFGVGLELVLSCDIRLATPRSQFALPEMNLGMIPGSGGTQRLGRLIGLSRAKFHIMTATRIQAQQALDWGVLAGLHDDRDALYAAVDELAAKMAAFSPSAQRTAKEVLDKGLDGPLYTGIELERKAYAMLRATEDFAEGVKAFGEKRKPDFKGR
- a CDS encoding FAD binding domain-containing protein, translating into MKAPPFAYVRPATLDDVLGELAGGDAKVLAGGQSLVPVLAMRLGRPATLVDIGAVRELHAVESRDGLRVGAAVRQRTIERSAEARAVPLIGMALPFVGHRELRSRGTVVGSLAHADPAAELPAVAACLEASIEVAGPAGRRTVPATEFFTGAMTTGAGPEDVVVAVTFPAARPGEGFGFAEIARRHGDFALAGVAARVRVGADGAVEQARITGFGISDRPVTRDVTALVREHPTEERLRPETARLAAEVVDTGGDAHGSTGYRRRLYGVLAARELAAALRRARTSTEEAA